One window from the genome of Nicotiana tomentosiformis chromosome 5, ASM39032v3, whole genome shotgun sequence encodes:
- the LOC138892343 gene encoding uncharacterized protein, whose translation MQDGRVISYASRQLKVHEKNYPVHDLELAAIVHALKIWHHYLYGVPYEIYTDHQSLQERQYDDPHLLVLQDRVRRGDTRDVTTGDDGVMRMQVWICVPNVDGLLVLILEEAQSSRFSIHPGAVKMYQDLRQHYWWRRMKKDIVGFVAKCPNCQQRDWLRFITEIVRLHGIPVSIISDIST comes from the exons atgcaggacggtagggtgatttcctatgcgtctagacagttgaaggtgcatgagaaaaattatccagttcatgatcttgagttagcggCTATTGTTCACGCTCTGAAGATCTGGcaccattatttgtacggtgttccctatgagatttacactgatcaccagagtttgca ggagcgccagtatgatgatcctcatcttctagttcttcaggacagggttcggcgaggtgataccagagatgtgactactggtgatgacggtgtgatgaggatgcaggtcTGGatctgtgtacccaatgtagatgggcttctggttttgattcttgaggaggcccaaagCTCGCGGttctccattcatccgggtgccgtgaagatgtaccaggacttgaggcaacactattggtggagaagaatgaaaaaggatatagttgggtttgtggccaagtgtcccaactgtcagcag agagattggctgagatttataacagagattgtccgccttcatggtattccagtatccatcatttcagacataAGTACATAG